Proteins from one Dysgonomonas sp. HDW5A genomic window:
- a CDS encoding Crp/Fnr family transcriptional regulator produces the protein MQNAISIQEYINSIISLEDNQWELVLEVLKSKVLAKDTHLLKEGEVSDSIAFISSGALIYYKDLENGDQMTTDFAFEGDWVTDNYSRLNNCPSLINIKTIEESQLYILKNRDLTELYKKIPSLEKLGREVTERFFLKMVEHNIDLQTLSAKDRYLKLLKNHPEIFQRIPQYHIANYLGIAAKSLSRIRGEIFNKD, from the coding sequence TTGCAAAACGCTATTAGCATACAAGAATATATTAATTCGATTATCTCACTGGAAGATAATCAATGGGAATTAGTATTAGAAGTACTAAAAAGCAAAGTATTAGCTAAAGATACTCATCTACTAAAAGAAGGAGAAGTATCTGACTCTATTGCTTTTATAAGTAGTGGAGCTCTTATTTATTATAAAGATCTCGAAAATGGCGATCAAATGACTACTGATTTTGCCTTCGAAGGTGATTGGGTAACCGATAACTACAGTCGATTGAATAATTGCCCTTCACTAATAAATATCAAAACTATAGAAGAATCTCAATTATACATTCTAAAGAATAGAGACTTAACAGAACTTTATAAGAAGATTCCCTCCTTAGAGAAATTAGGAAGAGAAGTGACTGAACGTTTCTTCTTAAAAATGGTGGAACACAATATTGATCTACAAACACTATCTGCTAAAGATCGCTATCTTAAACTACTAAAGAATCATCCGGAGATATTTCAACGAATCCCCCAATACCATATAGCTAACTACTTAGGCATAGCTGCCAAATCGCTGAGTAGGATTAGAGGTGAAATCTTCAATAAAG
- a CDS encoding succinate dehydrogenase/fumarate reductase iron-sulfur subunit, which yields MDKTINITLKVWRQRGPKEKGAFESYKLDGISVDTSFLEMLDIQNEILINQGKEPIVFDHDCREGICGMCSLYINGHPHGPDEDITTCQLHMRKFKDGETITIEPWRSAGFPVIRDLIVDRTAFDKIIQAGGYTSINAGGAQDANAIPISKEDADEAMDSASCIGCGACVAACKNGSAMLFLSAKVSQLALLPQGRVEAAKRAKAMVSKMDELGFGNCTNTGACEVECPKNISISNIARLNREFITAKFKD from the coding sequence ATGGATAAGACAATAAATATAACATTAAAAGTTTGGCGTCAAAGAGGTCCTAAGGAAAAAGGAGCTTTTGAATCATACAAATTGGACGGAATATCGGTAGACACTTCTTTTCTTGAAATGTTAGACATTCAAAACGAAATACTTATCAACCAAGGAAAAGAGCCTATCGTATTTGACCACGATTGTCGCGAAGGTATTTGTGGTATGTGTAGCTTATATATCAACGGACACCCTCACGGACCGGACGAAGATATCACTACATGCCAATTACACATGCGTAAATTTAAAGATGGCGAAACTATCACAATCGAGCCTTGGCGTTCAGCAGGATTTCCTGTTATCCGTGACTTGATCGTAGACCGTACTGCTTTCGATAAAATTATTCAGGCAGGTGGATATACTTCAATCAACGCAGGTGGTGCACAGGATGCTAATGCAATTCCAATTTCGAAAGAAGATGCAGACGAGGCTATGGACTCGGCATCATGCATCGGTTGTGGAGCTTGCGTAGCAGCTTGTAAAAACGGATCGGCAATGCTATTCCTTTCGGCTAAAGTAAGTCAGCTTGCTTTATTACCACAAGGACGTGTAGAAGCTGCAAAACGTGCTAAAGCAATGGTGTCTAAAATGGATGAATTAGGCTTCGGTAACTGTACCAATACAGGTGCTTGTGAAGTTGAATGTCCTAAAAACATCTCGATCAGCAATATCGCTCGTTTGAATCGTGAATTTATCACAGCTAAATTTAAAGATTGA